One Monomorium pharaonis isolate MP-MQ-018 chromosome 4, ASM1337386v2, whole genome shotgun sequence DNA segment encodes these proteins:
- the LOC105829236 gene encoding plexin-B: MRFLGLTQSFPKSPTVTPLQVPLSPPLLHRLSFSSMSIATWFLVILATAAIDTPASTILPIQDNKSPHIVAQFPVENGQQYGHFSLDANATREGALRFNHLTIDPSSGRLYGGAINRLFQLDSNLKLEEYVSTGPRLDNPQCHATGCNSREIATSLMDNVNKLLIADLESQMLIACGSLLQGACEKYKMSNISIKPEFIPLSVAANDENSSTYAFIGPEKYNPWGQTNILYVGTTFTNKGDYRHDVPAISSRNLDKLDFAEYTFNKQSIVYIDVKYRDHFLVKYVYGFNASDYAYFVLVQKQSYLPEQEELGYISRLARSCISDPNYDSYTEVTLQCTVDLGDGKQHHYNLVQDAKVAAAGSDLAMQLGISVGDPVFISVFSPSRGITNEPLPRSAVCIYSLQDIETKFNENIHMCFNGSIKYRNMGYVSGPIQDGKCPTAGTTGNILNFCEVGLKISGVSPITGQAILHFPDTFITSISIANTESHTVAFFGTNDGVLKKVLLSGVEAFVYESVTIDKGQKLLPDTLISPEGKYIYVLSNSKISKVKVEHCNGYTNCSSCLDAKDPYCGWCSLEKRCTVRGDCQKASHSSPRWLSLGTGQQCIDFEQVLPDRMPINQMTTVQLTIRTLPELPTGANYKCVFGNAEPIDALMTGFGLSCPTPPVAERPSIPEGADHVLVPLSVRSSETNKDFVSRNFAFFDCSRHTVCTECVKSQWACSWCVYDNKCTHNTSCQGIISGENQNPANLAAHGAQYCPRFMERKEPLMLPNSVPKEIVLEVENLPHPQVGHSGFQCIVSIEGANLKVQARVDSSRFIVCDKTVYSYEAVSGEYEAEVTVVWNTNHHVDKTTIILYKCEVLGSHREHADCSLCVTRDTRFECTWCGNSCVYRHSCLQSPFTECPKPRIDMIKPLSGPIEGGTLVTIEGSNLGLKESDVEGKIHIGNTPCTLVDYEVSVRIVCRTGRHEATDAASVVVGNDAGYTESAVLFNYKDIRLSGVYPSVGPQSGGTQLAITGKYLNIGSTISAYLDELPCHVNATQASSTRLTCVTSKSGRVRRVHRLTLSIDGANRTLMNNPYNYTHDPTIMEIKPLRSFASGGRMITVHGTNLDTIQKPEMEVYFDNEQLPVNRTVCTVLNPTQMECPSPSVAKRFILIRRSERSTTTTAQGTSSPHSLRLKESQLSLKIAFIMDNVESVRDLEKQSLRNRLLYVEDPKFFPFPRNVKLYKGDTLVIEGENLNYASDESDVNVTVGIMPCNVTSLALTQLVCTPPDQQPADTDELGIKTESGLPLVVVRVGRSLRFPIGYLRYEVIKSYPIPPEAIAGIAAGTFGLIFLFVLVLVIYRRKSTQAEREYKRIQIQMDTLESNVRMECKQAFAELQTDMTDLTADLESSGIPTLDHKNYIMKVFFPGVIDHPILNDPRSRSNVSRTNYDAAMIQFEQLVNNKYFVLTFIETLEAQKDFNIRDKVNVASLLMVVLMGKMEYATDILMNLLLRLIDKAVNTKHPQLMLRRTESVVEKMLTNWMALCMYNYLKDYAGSSLFLLFKAIKHQIEKGPVDVITHDARYSLSEERLLREQIEHTIVTLHVVQDDLDEKIQCKVLDCDTISQVKSKILDALYKNTPFSLRPSVHDVDLEWRHGRGGHLTLQDEDLTTKCCGEWKKINTLAHYGVKESAVMSLIPRQNDGFSVACKPPCHNCKPSHYHPQQQPPSIHPHHQPSHQHHLHRHSNHCSSTHLPSTPNHGLISPVMYNHPVSGLYFDSQHSPPIITANGDVESAHGGNQRLYHLVRPIEDVHYPPGLGFTGSSKHHHPERTHKAIPEIFLTRLLSTKGTVQKFVDDFLNTILTANEALPSAVKWLFDLLDEAAKQHGIVDPEVAHAWKSNSLPLRFWVNFIKNPDFMFDINKSTTVDSSLSVIAQTFMDSCSMTEHRLGKDSPSNKLLFAKDIPHYREKVGRFYTDVQRLPQITDQEMSSAMQQLSASHANEFDVIAALKELYIYVSKYYEQILEALETDAGCRKLHLAHRLENVAYTLEGEETSAC; encoded by the exons ATGAGATTCCTGGGACTTACCCAGTCATTTCCCAAATCACCTACAGTGACGCCTCTACAAGTGCCGCTGTCACCGCCGCTCCTTCATCGATTATCCTTCTCATCCATGTCCATTGCTACATGGTTCCTAGTGATATTGGCGACTGCAGCGATAGACACTCCTGCTAGCACCATTTTACCAATACAGGATAACAAATCCCCACATATAGTAGCACAGTTTCCTGTGGAAAATGGACAACAATACGGACATTTTTCCTTGGATGCCAATGCAACCAGAGAGGGAGCTTTGAGATTTAATCATCTCACTATAGATCCTTCCTCAGGAAGACTCTATGGAGGGGCGATTAACAGACTCTTTCAACTCGACTCGAATCTCAAATTAGAGGAATATGTCTCAacag GACCGAGACTAGACAATCCTCAGTGTCATGCAACAGGTTGCAACTCAAGAGAGATAGCTACTTCTTTGATGGATAATGTCAACAAGCTACTTATCGCCGATCTCGAGTCGCAGATGTTAATCGCCTGTGGCTCCCTTCTTCAAGGCGCTTgcgaaaaatacaaaatgtccAACATATCCATTAAGCCAGAGTTCATTCCTCTTAGTGTGGCTGCTAATGACGAAAACTCGTCTACTTACGCTTTCATCGGACCTGAGAAATACAATCCATGGGGACAGACGAACATACTCTACGTCGGAACGACGTTCACCAACAAGGGTGATTATCGTCACGACGTGCCCGCTATCTCTAGCAGAAATCTTGATAAGTTGGATTTCGCAGAGTACACATTCAATAAACAATCGATTGTATACATCGACGTCAAGTATCGAGATCACTTTCTGGTGAAATACGTGTACGGGTTTAACGCGAGTGACTACGCGTACTTCGTTCTGGTGCAGAAGCAGTCGTATCTACCCGAGCAAGAGGAACTGGGATACATCTCCAGACTGGCGCGGAGTTGTATCAGCGATCCAAATTACGACAGTTATACCGAAGTGACTCTACAATGTACAGTCGATCTGGGAGATGGGAAACAACACCATTACAACTTGGTACAGGACGCGAAGGTCGCGGCAGCAGGCAGCGATCTGGCAATGCAATTGGGTATCTCCGTTGGCGATCCGGTATTTATTTCCGTGTTTTCGCCCAGTAGGGGCATCACGAATGAGCCTTTGCCACGTTCAGCGGTTTGCATCTACAGCCTGCAAGACATCGAGACAAAGTTCAATGAAAATATTCACATGTGCTTCAATGGTAGCATCAAGTATCGAAATATGGGTTACGTCAGCGGACCTATACAAGACGGAAAATGTCCGACTGCCGgt ACTACAGGAAATATTCTCAATTTCTGCGAAGTCGGATTAAAAATTTCGGGTGTATCGCCAATTACGGGTCAGGCTATCCTGCATTTTCCCGACACGTTCATTACCTCGATAAGTATCGCCAATACCGAGAGTCACACCGTAGCATTTTTCGGCACGAACGATGGCGTTCTCAAGAAGGTCTTACTGTCTGGAGTTGAGGCATTCGTCTATGAAAGTGTTACTATTGATAAGGGACAAAAGCTGTTGCCTGACACGCTTATTTCGCCGGAAGGCAAATATATCTACGTATTATCCAACTCGAAGATATCGAAGGTCAAAGTGGAGCATTGTAATGGTTATACCAATTGCAGTAGTTGTCTGGATGCAAAAGATCCTTACTGTGGCTGGTGCTCCTTGGAAAAGAG ATGTACCGTGAGAGGGGATTGTCAGAAGGCAAGTCACAGCAGTCCACGATGGTTGTCCCTGGGCACGGGGCAACAGTGCATCGATTTCGAACAAGTTTTACCTGACCGTATGCCCATTAATCAAATGACCACGGTGCAATTAACAATTAGAACTTTGCCGGAATTACCCACGGGCGCTAATTACAAGTGCGTTTTTGGTAACGCCGAGCCAATAGACGCGCTGATGACTGGTTTCGGACTTTCCTGCCCAACACCACCCGTTGCAGAGAGACCCAGCATACCCGAGGGCGCTGATCACGTGCTCGTACCACTATCCGTACGATCGAGTGAAACAAACAAAGATTTTGTTTCGCGCAACTTTGCGTTTTTCGATTGTTCGAGACACACGGTGTGCACCGAGTGCGTAAAGTCGCAATGGGCGTGTAGTTGGTGCGTTTACGATAACAAGTGCACCCATAATACCAGCTGTCAGGGCATTATATCAGGAGAAAAc caaAACCCAGCTAATCTCGCCGCACATGGCGCGCAATACTGTCCGAGATTCATGGAACGCAAAGAGCCGTTGATGCTGCCAAATAGTGTGCCTAAGGAAATAGTGCTCGAGGTGGAAAACTTGCCGCATCCGCAAGTAGGCCACAGTGGATTCCAGTGCATTGTCAGCATCGAGGGTGCTAATCTGAAGGTACAAGCTCGCGTGGACAGTAGTCGTTTCATTGTGTGCGACAAGACTGTGTATTCTTACGAAGCGGTCAGTGGCGAGTACGAGGCCGAGGTAACAGTTGTCTGGAACACGAATCACCATGTAGACAAgactacgataattttgtacaagTGTGAAGTGCTCGGTTCGCATCGCGAACACGCGGATTGTTCTTTATGCGTGACCCGAGACACTCGGTTCGAATGCACTTGGTGCGGGAATAGCTGCGTGTACCGACATTCGTGTCTACAGTCGCCGTTCACCGAGTGTCCGAAGCCCCGAATAGACATGATTAAGCCGCTAAGCGGTCCGATCGAGGGTGGGACGCTGGTGACGATCGAGGGTAGCAATCTTGGGCTAAAAGAGAGTGACGTGGAGGGTAAGATACACATTGGCAACACTCCGTGCACTCTGGTGGACTATGAAGTGTCGGTACGCATTGTTTGCCGCACCGGCCGGCACGAGGCCACAGACGCGGCGTCCGTTGTGGTCGGAAACGACGCTGGGTATACAGAGAGCGCAGTGCTATTCAATTACAAAGACATTCGTTTGTCGGGCGTGTATCCATCGGTTGGGCCGCAGAGCGGTGGCACGCAACTGGCCATTACTGGTAAGTATCTTAACATCGGTAGCACGATATCGGCGTATCTGGACGAGTTGCCGTGTCACGTGAACGCAACTCAAGCGAGCAGCACCAGGCTAACTTGCGTTACCAGCAAGTCGGGCCGAGTCAGGCGAGTTCACAGGCTAACCCTCAGCATAGACGGAGCGAACCGTACTCTTATGAATAATCCGTACAATTATACACATGATCCGACCATCATGGAGATCAAGCCGTTGAGGAGCTTTGCTTCGGGCGGCCGCATGATCACAGTACACGGCACGAACTTAGACACTATTCAGAAACCTGAGATGGAAGTTTACTTCGATAACGAGCAGTTGCCGGTAAACAGAACCGTTTGCACCGTCCTGAATCCTACGCAAATGGAATGTCCGAGTCCGAGCGTTGCCAAGAGATTTATTTTGATCCGACGCAGCGAGCGTTCCACAACTACCACTGCTCAAGGCACTTCGTCGCCGCACTCATTGAGACTCAAGGAATCCCAACTGTCTCTCAAGATCGCTTTTATCATGGATAACGTGGAAAGCGTGAGGGATTTGGAGAAGCAGAGTCTCCGTAATCGACTACTCTACGTTGAGGACCCCAAGTTTTTTCCATTTCCGCGAAACGTCAAGTTGTACAAGGGAGACACGCTGGTGATTGAGGGCGAGAATCTCAACTATGCCAGCGACGAATCCGATGTAAATGTGACCGTTGGTATAATGCCCTGCAACGTAACATCGCTCGCTCTCACGCAACTGGTTTGCACGCCGCCGGATCAACAGCCCGCCGACACGGACGAACTCGGCATCAAAACTGAAAGTGGACTGCCCCTGGTGGTGGTTCGGGTAGGTCGAAGTTTACGTTTTCCTATTGGATATCTACGCTACGAGGTCATCAAGTCTTATCCGATACCGCCGGAAGCAATCGCCGGTATCGCTGCCGGCACCTTCGGTCTCATCTTCCTATTTGTCCTAGTGCTGGTAATATATCGTCGTAAAAGCACGCAAGCGGAGCGAGAATATAAGCGGATACAGATACAGATGGATACGCTCGAGAGCAATGTTCGCATGGAATGCAAACAGGCGTTTGCGGAACTGCAAACGGACATGACGGATCTGACTGCGGATCTCGAGTCGTCGGGTATACCTACCCTTGATCATAAAAACTACATTATGAAAGTGTTTTTCCCCGGGGTGATAGACCATCCGATATTGAACGACCCGCGGTCGCGCAGCAATGTCTCGCGAACCAACTACGACGCGGCGATGATACAATTCGAACAGCTCGTCAACAATAAATACTTTGTACTGACGTTTATAGAGACTTTGGAAGCTCAGAAGGACTTTAATATCAGAGACAAAGTGAACGTCGCTTCCTTACTCATGGTCGTTCTAATGGGTAAGATGGAATATGCCACGGATATACTGATGAACCTACTGTTGAGACTGATCGACAAAGCGGTGAATACCAAGCATCCGCAGCTTATGTTAAGGAGAACGGAATCCGTGGTGGAGAAGATGCTGACAAATTGGATGGCACTATGTATGTACAACTATTTAAAAGACTACGCCGGTTCGTCCCTGTTCTTGTTGTTCAAGGCGATCAAGCATCAAATAGAGAAAGGACCGGTGGACGTGATAACGCATGACGCGAGATATTCTCTCTCGGAGGAGAGACTTCTGCGCGAACAGATTGAACACACGATCGTCACGTTGCACGTGGTGCAAGACGATCTTGATGAGAAGATACAGTGTAAGGTTCTAGACTGCGATACTATAAGCCAGGTAAAGTCTAAGATTCTAGACGCCCTGTACAAGAACACTCCGTTTTCGTTGAGGCCGTCCGTACACGATGTTGATCTAGAATGGCGGCATGGTCGCGGTGGTCACTTGACTCTTCAAGACGAGGATCTCACGACTAAGTGCTGTGGTGAATGGAAGAAGATAAATACTCTGGCGCATTACGGCGTTAAAGAGTCGGCGGTGATGTCATTGATCCCCCGGCAGAACGACGGCTTTTCGGTGGCGTGCAAGCCGCCCTGTCACAATTGCAAGCCCTCGCATTATCATCCGCAACAGCAGCCACCGTCGATTCATCCACATCATCAACCGTCGCACCAGCATCATCTACATCGACATTCGAATCACTGTTCGTCCACGCATCTTCCATCCACGCCCAATCACGGGCTGATCAGTCCTGTAATGTACAATCATCCTGTGAGCGGTCTGTACTTCGACTCTCAACATTCGCCGCCCATCATAACGGCGAACGGCGACGTCGAGAGCGCCCACGGCGGTAATCAGCGATTGTATCATCTGGTGAGGCCCATCGAAGATGTGCACTATCCGCCCGGCTTGGGCTTCACCGGAAGCAGCAAGCACCACCATCCCGAGCGAACGCACAAGGCAATCCCGGAAATATTCCTCACGCGATTGCTATCAACGAAGGGTACCGTACAAAAATTCGTCGACGATTTTCTAAACACCATACTGACCGCCAATGAGGCATTGCCTAGCGCAGTCAAGTGGTTGTTCGATCTCCTCGACGAAGCTGCCAAGCAGCACGGCATTGTCGATCCGGAAGTAGCGCACGCGTGGAAGTCGAACAGCCTGCCGCTCCGATTCTgggttaattttataaaaaatccaGATTTCATGTTCGACATTAACAAGTCCACGACAGTGGATTCGAGTCTCTCCGTGATTGCGCAGACGTTCATGGACTCGTGCTCGATGACGGAACACAGACTGGGCAAGGACTCGCCATCTAACAAGCTGCTCTTCGCCAAGGACATACCGCATTATCGCGAGAAAGTGGGTCGATTCTATACGGATGTGCAAAGGCTGCCGCAGATCACCGACCAGGAGATGTCTAGTGCCATGCAGCAACTGAGCGCGTCTCACGCCAACGAATTCGATGTGATCGCGGCGCTGAAAGAGCTCTACATCTATGTCAGCAAGTATTATGAACAA ATCCTAGAGGCCTTGGAGACAGATGCGGGCTGTCGCAAACTACACCTAGCTCATAGACTAGAAAACGTAGCGTACACGCTCGAGGGAGAAGAGACCAGTGCCTGCTGA
- the LOC105829235 gene encoding integrator complex subunit 12 isoform X3: MTQLELDPQFTQGLRLLYSTNKDSAEQLRALLDEAIKQKYGPSKMLSNVLHKKYMMEEPVLSDHSSSSSKKSKSSSSSKHSNKSSKNSSPVNLPARDTPPDILQSDDTLALEILEDDLTCVICKGMDVGARNRLVECQECHSLYHQECHVPHILDSQIDNVPKQVWYCSNCSKSQVSKERSSPKTVIENKSKEQKKSSSSSGTKVTPNIHIISADKRLKDMMKKAKQDKRNTGTATGSKSSSSSSPALSSAKSQDKSLLYKIKSGVE; encoded by the exons ATGACTCAGTTAGAGCTGGATCCTCAATTCACGCAGGGGTTGCGGCTGCTGTATTCCACCAACAAGGATTCTGCTGAACAGCTACGAGCTCTGTTAGATGAGGCAATTAAACAAAAGTACGGACCATCCAAAATGCTTTCCAATGTGCTGCATAAAAAG TACATGATGGAAGAGCCAGTGTTGAGCGATcacagtagcagcagcagtaaGAAAAGCAAGAGCTCTAGCTCCTCCAAGCACTCGAACAAATCGAGCAAGAACAGCTCGCCGGTTAATTTGCCAGCGCGCGACACTCCACCGGATATTCTACAGTCCGATGATACGCTGGCGTTGGAAATTCTAGAGGATGATCTTACATGTGTTATTTGCAAGGGGATGGATGTCGGAGCGAGAAATAGACTTGTGGAATGTCAGGAGTGTCATTCTCTGTATCACCAGGAGTGCCACGTTCCCCACATCTTGGACTCGCAGATAGATAACGTGCCGAAACAAGTGTGGTATTGCTCCAACTGTTCAAAGTCTCAG gTCTCGAAAGAAAGGAGTTCACCAAAGACTGtgatagaaaataaatctaaGGAGCAGAAGAAATCTAGCTCAA gCAGTGGAACTAAGGTTACACCAAATATCCATATTATCAGTGCGGATAAAAGACTGAAAGACATGATGAAGAAAGCTAAGCAGGATAAACGTAATACAGGTACTGCCACAGGTTCAAAGAGCTCTTCATCCAGTTCTCCTGCATTATCCTCAGCCAAATCTCAggataaatcattattatataagataaagTCAGGGGTAGAATAA
- the LOC105829235 gene encoding integrator complex subunit 12 isoform X1 has product MRAGGQESESSSWLGWPMYSILRHPAFPEFLMTDTRQINIASREDRVFEGMTQLELDPQFTQGLRLLYSTNKDSAEQLRALLDEAIKQKYGPSKMLSNVLHKKYMMEEPVLSDHSSSSSKKSKSSSSSKHSNKSSKNSSPVNLPARDTPPDILQSDDTLALEILEDDLTCVICKGMDVGARNRLVECQECHSLYHQECHVPHILDSQIDNVPKQVWYCSNCSKSQVSKERSSPKTVIENKSKEQKKSSSSSGTKVTPNIHIISADKRLKDMMKKAKQDKRNTGTATGSKSSSSSSPALSSAKSQDKSLLYKIKSGVE; this is encoded by the exons ATGCGTGCAGGGGGGCAGGAGAGCGAGTCAAGCTCTTGGCTCGGGTGGCCGATGTACTCTATCCTGCGTCACCCTGCATTCCCCGAGTTCCTGATGACGGACACC CGACAGATTAATATTGCGTCAAGAGAAGATCGAGTTTTTGAAGGGATGACTCAGTTAGAGCTGGATCCTCAATTCACGCAGGGGTTGCGGCTGCTGTATTCCACCAACAAGGATTCTGCTGAACAGCTACGAGCTCTGTTAGATGAGGCAATTAAACAAAAGTACGGACCATCCAAAATGCTTTCCAATGTGCTGCATAAAAAG TACATGATGGAAGAGCCAGTGTTGAGCGATcacagtagcagcagcagtaaGAAAAGCAAGAGCTCTAGCTCCTCCAAGCACTCGAACAAATCGAGCAAGAACAGCTCGCCGGTTAATTTGCCAGCGCGCGACACTCCACCGGATATTCTACAGTCCGATGATACGCTGGCGTTGGAAATTCTAGAGGATGATCTTACATGTGTTATTTGCAAGGGGATGGATGTCGGAGCGAGAAATAGACTTGTGGAATGTCAGGAGTGTCATTCTCTGTATCACCAGGAGTGCCACGTTCCCCACATCTTGGACTCGCAGATAGATAACGTGCCGAAACAAGTGTGGTATTGCTCCAACTGTTCAAAGTCTCAG gTCTCGAAAGAAAGGAGTTCACCAAAGACTGtgatagaaaataaatctaaGGAGCAGAAGAAATCTAGCTCAA gCAGTGGAACTAAGGTTACACCAAATATCCATATTATCAGTGCGGATAAAAGACTGAAAGACATGATGAAGAAAGCTAAGCAGGATAAACGTAATACAGGTACTGCCACAGGTTCAAAGAGCTCTTCATCCAGTTCTCCTGCATTATCCTCAGCCAAATCTCAggataaatcattattatataagataaagTCAGGGGTAGAATAA
- the LOC105829235 gene encoding integrator complex subunit 12 isoform X2, giving the protein MLQRQINIASREDRVFEGMTQLELDPQFTQGLRLLYSTNKDSAEQLRALLDEAIKQKYGPSKMLSNVLHKKYMMEEPVLSDHSSSSSKKSKSSSSSKHSNKSSKNSSPVNLPARDTPPDILQSDDTLALEILEDDLTCVICKGMDVGARNRLVECQECHSLYHQECHVPHILDSQIDNVPKQVWYCSNCSKSQVSKERSSPKTVIENKSKEQKKSSSSSGTKVTPNIHIISADKRLKDMMKKAKQDKRNTGTATGSKSSSSSSPALSSAKSQDKSLLYKIKSGVE; this is encoded by the exons atgctgCAGCGACAGATTAATATTGCGTCAAGAGAAGATCGAGTTTTTGAAGGGATGACTCAGTTAGAGCTGGATCCTCAATTCACGCAGGGGTTGCGGCTGCTGTATTCCACCAACAAGGATTCTGCTGAACAGCTACGAGCTCTGTTAGATGAGGCAATTAAACAAAAGTACGGACCATCCAAAATGCTTTCCAATGTGCTGCATAAAAAG TACATGATGGAAGAGCCAGTGTTGAGCGATcacagtagcagcagcagtaaGAAAAGCAAGAGCTCTAGCTCCTCCAAGCACTCGAACAAATCGAGCAAGAACAGCTCGCCGGTTAATTTGCCAGCGCGCGACACTCCACCGGATATTCTACAGTCCGATGATACGCTGGCGTTGGAAATTCTAGAGGATGATCTTACATGTGTTATTTGCAAGGGGATGGATGTCGGAGCGAGAAATAGACTTGTGGAATGTCAGGAGTGTCATTCTCTGTATCACCAGGAGTGCCACGTTCCCCACATCTTGGACTCGCAGATAGATAACGTGCCGAAACAAGTGTGGTATTGCTCCAACTGTTCAAAGTCTCAG gTCTCGAAAGAAAGGAGTTCACCAAAGACTGtgatagaaaataaatctaaGGAGCAGAAGAAATCTAGCTCAA gCAGTGGAACTAAGGTTACACCAAATATCCATATTATCAGTGCGGATAAAAGACTGAAAGACATGATGAAGAAAGCTAAGCAGGATAAACGTAATACAGGTACTGCCACAGGTTCAAAGAGCTCTTCATCCAGTTCTCCTGCATTATCCTCAGCCAAATCTCAggataaatcattattatataagataaagTCAGGGGTAGAATAA